CCGTGGTGGCTGAAATGACCCGCGTGGTGCGCCCCGGTGGGCGCGTGGTGGCCTTCGAACCGAACCATTCGGTGCAGTCGCTGGTGCTGGATGCCGACACCCGCCGCTACGCTCCCGAGGATCGGCTGAAGCTGGTGCGCTACCAGCTCTACTACGAGGCCGGCAAACGGGCACTCGGGCTGGGGGATGACGCCGTCGGCGATGACCTGCCACGCCTCTTCCAGGCCGCCGGCCTGCAGCAGATCGAGGTGCGCATCTCGGACAAGGCTGCGGCCCTGGTGCCCCCCTACGACACCGAGGAAAAGCAGGCCCGCATCCAGGAACTGCGGGACTGGCTCGCCGAATTCCAGCAGAACACCGAACGCATCAGGGCCTGCTTTCTGGCAGGCGGCGGCAGTGAGGCGGAATGGGCCGACTACCATGACTGGGAGCACGCCCAGAGCGACCGCATCGCCGCGGGCATTCAGGCCGGGACCTACTGGCACCCTGGCGGCATGCTGACCTATATCGTGATCGGGACGAAAGCCTG
This is a stretch of genomic DNA from Candidatus Sericytochromatia bacterium. It encodes these proteins:
- a CDS encoding methyltransferase domain-containing protein produces the protein MPEFSTAAESQVATTPNHVRHFQWNDDYIELLSHRLELASVKTLVELGSGLGYLAGLFGLYMKPGSQVLGFEPSAEMVAEAEREAAERPYSVAHRFAQAELHRLPLADGLADLAISHHVLPNVPDAAAVVAEMTRVVRPGGRVVAFEPNHSVQSLVLDADTRRYAPEDRLKLVRYQLYYEAGKRALGLGDDAVGDDLPRLFQAAGLQQIEVRISDKAAALVPPYDTEEKQARIQELRDWLAEFQQNTERIRACFLAGGGSEAEWADYHDWEHAQSDRIAAGIQAGTYWHPGGMLTYIVIGTKA